From Microbacterium sp. CGR2:
GCGCGTACAGCACGAGGTCTGTTCCGCGGCCGACGCCGACGAGGCTCGCCAGCCAGCTCAGCCACTGCGGGAACAACACCGAGAGTACGGCGGCGACCACAAACAGGCCCATCAGAAGTCGTCGAATGGCGAGGTGACTGTCTGCGCCGGTGCGGCGCATCATGAACACGGCCAGGATGACGATCGCGGTGATCAACAGGAACTGGATCCACATGGTCAGCGCACCACCAGATCGACGAGGATGTTGACTGAATTGAGCACGCTTTGACCCTTCGCCTTCGAGTAGTCGGTGTAGAGGAGTTCGACCGGGTACTCCTTCCACGGGAGATCCGTACGGCCGAGCTCGAGCACGATCTCGGTGGCGTGGGCCATCCGGTCCTGACGAAGATCGATGGCCTCGGCGGCATCGCGCCGGATCACTCGCAGACCGTTGTGCGCGTCGGTGAGTTTGAGGCTGGTCGTGAGGTTGGTGACCCACACGGCGGTCTTGAGGATGACCTTCTTGATCCAACCGGGGTTCGTGCGGTCGTCGAGGAATCGAGACCCGAACACGATGGCCACGTCGTCGCGGCGGGCGAGTTGCAGCATCCCGAGTGCGTCTTCGATGCGATGCTGCCCGTCGGCGTCGAACGTGACGATGTACTCGCACTCCGGGTGGGAGAGAGCGAAGGCGAAACCGGTCTGAAGAGCGGCGCCCTGGCCGAGGTTCACCGGGTGCTGCACCAGATGGGCACCGGCTGCCGCGGCTTCGCGTGCGGATCCGTCGGTGGAGCCGTCGTCGACACAGACGATGTGCGCGAAATGCGGCTTCAGACTTTCGACCACACCGCCGATGACGCTCGCCTCGTTGTAGAGGGGGATGACGACCCAGGCGCTGCGGTCGGGGGAGGAAGGCGCGGGGACGCTCATGGACATGGTTCTATTGTGTCAGGTGTCGGTTCGGACGCCGGTCAATCGAGCAGCAGGGGCACGATGCCGAGGAGAAGACGCGTCGTCATCGCGACGAGGTTGTACGCGCCAGAGGTGACAGCGGCCAGCTTCCGGATGGATGCTCTCGCCCGCGCACTGGCACAGGACTCGGATGTCACGGTGCTCACCAGCCGCCCACCCCGCGGTTCCGCGATCGAGGATCCGCCGGCAATCACCGTGCGTCGCGCTCCGGTCCTCCGTGATCGTTCCGGAGCGATCCGGGGCTATGTGCAGTATCTGTCGTTCGATATTCCGTTGTTCTTCCGGCTGCTCCTCCACCGGGCGGATGTGATCATCGCCGAAGCGCCTCCGACCACGGGAGCGGTCGCTGCGGTGGTGTCGACCATCACACGACGCCCGCTGGTCTACTACCCCGGCGACGTCTGGACGGACGCCGTCGCGTCGATGGCCGCGCCACGCGCGGTCGTCGCTGTGATGCGTGCGATCGAGAGCTTCGTGCTCTGGCGGGCCGCCGGAGCGGTCGCCGTGTCGAGCGAGGTCGCCGAGCGCCTCGGCGCCATCGGCGGTCGGCCGGATCGTGTGACGACGGTCGGCAACGGCATCGATACCGACGTGTTCTCCCCGGATGTGCCGGCGGCCGCGACGGACCGGCCGTACTTCGTCTACACCGGCACGATGTCGGAATGGCAGCAACCGGACGTGTTCATCCGCGCTCTTGCGGATATCGCCGACCCCGAGGTGGAGATCCGGTTCTTCGGTCAGGGCGCCGTG
This genomic window contains:
- a CDS encoding glycosyltransferase, producing the protein MTAASFRMDALARALAQDSDVTVLTSRPPRGSAIEDPPAITVRRAPVLRDRSGAIRGYVQYLSFDIPLFFRLLLHRADVIIAEAPPTTGAVAAVVSTITRRPLVYYPGDVWTDAVASMAAPRAVVAVMRAIESFVLWRAAGAVAVSSEVAERLGAIGGRPDRVTTVGNGIDTDVFSPDVPAAATDRPYFVYTGTMSEWQQPDVFIRALADIADPEVEIRFFGQGAVESELRALAEQLVPGRVHFGGLVGPAESASWIRGSVAALVSIVPGIGYDFARPTKTYAAAAVGTPVLFAGADTGGQVVRGGDLGEAVGFDAHEVGAAMRRLLAAWADGSTERTRPDRVAWAVGNASLRTVGERAAEVVRGAHRGSRRGGQ
- a CDS encoding DUF2304 domain-containing protein, giving the protein MWIQFLLITAIVILAVFMMRRTGADSHLAIRRLLMGLFVVAAVLSVLFPQWLSWLASLVGVGRGTDLVLYALIVMFLAFVYSQYRRNIALQRQLTLLARKIALLEASENENRPTHSP
- a CDS encoding glycosyltransferase family 2 protein, with translation MSMSVPAPSSPDRSAWVVIPLYNEASVIGGVVESLKPHFAHIVCVDDGSTDGSAREAAAAGAHLVQHPVNLGQGAALQTGFAFALSHPECEYIVTFDADGQHRIEDALGMLQLARRDDVAIVFGSRFLDDRTNPGWIKKVILKTAVWVTNLTTSLKLTDAHNGLRVIRRDAAEAIDLRQDRMAHATEIVLELGRTDLPWKEYPVELLYTDYSKAKGQSVLNSVNILVDLVVR